A part of Cervus elaphus chromosome 11, mCerEla1.1, whole genome shotgun sequence genomic DNA contains:
- the LOC122702926 gene encoding olfactory receptor 1K1 → MDAANESSEGSPFILLGLTTNPSQRRPLFLLFLVLYVAGILGNGLIVAASRASPALHTPMYFLLAHLSFADLCFTSVTVPKMLANLLAHDRSISPAGCLTQMYFFFALGVTDSCLLAAMAYDRYVAIRHPLHYATRMSRAVCTALVGTAWLVSHAHSLLHILLMVRLSFCASHQVPHFFCDHQPLLRLSCSDTRHIQLLIFTEGAAVVVTPFLLILASYGAIAAAVLQLPSAAGRLRAVSTCGSHLAVVGLFYGTVIAVYFQPTSRYEAERGRVATVMYTVVTPMLNPVIYSLRNRDVQGALRALFTRRRISAGDS, encoded by the coding sequence ATGGATGCTGCCAATGAGTCTTCGGAAGGAAGCCCATTCATCCTGCTGGGACTAACAACAAATCCCAGCCAGCGGCggccccttttcctgctcttcttgGTCCTTTATGTGGCAGGCATCCTGGGTAATGGACTCATCGTGGCCGCCAGCCGAGCCAGTCCAGCCCTTCACACTCCCATGTACTTCCTGCTGGCCCACCTGTCCTTTGCTGACCTCTGCTTTACCTCCGTCACGGTACCTAAGATGCTGGCCAACCTGCTGGCCCATGACCGCTCCATCTCCCCGGCTGGCTGCCTGACCCAGATGTACTTCTTCTTCGCCCTGGGTGTAACTGACAGCTGCCTCCTGGctgccatggcctatgaccgctatgtggccatccgGCACCCCCTCCACTATGCCACGAGGATGTCCCGGGCCGTGTGCACAGCCCTGGTGGGGACGGCGTGGCTCGTGTCCCACGCCCACTCCCTCCTGCATATCCTGCTTATGGTCCGCCTGTCCTTCTGTGCCTCCCACCAAGTGCCCCACTTCTTCTGCGACCACCAGCCTCTCTTAAGGCTCTCGTGCTCTGACACCCGGCACATCCAGCTGCTCATCTTCACCGAGGGTGCCGCAGTGGTGGTCACTCCCTTCCTGCTCATCCTCGCCTCCTACGGGGCCATCGCAGCTGCGGTGCTCCAGCTGCCATCCGCCGCAGGGAGGCTCCGGGCTGTGtccacctgtggctcccacctGGCCGTGGTGGGCCTCTTCTACGGGACAGTCATCGCAGTCTACTTCCAGCCCACATCCCGGTATGAGGCTGAGAGGGGACGTGTGGCCACCGTCATGTACACTGTGGTCACGCCCATGCTGAACCCAGTCATCTACAGCCTCCGGAACCGGGATGTGCAGGGGGCACTCAGAGCCCTTTTCACTCGGCGAAGGATCTCAGCAGGTGATTCCTGA